The Moorella glycerini genomic interval TTCTGGAATAAGGCCAGAGAGCGATGACACGATTGGGTAAGAAACCCTTATCCTGCCGCGGCTGGGGTACAATTTCGAAGCCACCGGGAGCCATCACCGTCAGTGCCCAAACCGCCAGTTCAACCGGCCAGGCGTTTTTGTTGGTAAGATGATGGACAATCTTTACCTTGCTCGAAGATTCCACCAGGGTAACTTCCATCTCTTTTTTGATCTGTACCCACGGCTCTACCCTTTGTGAAACCTTAATTCCTCCCTCTATTTCAGACCATTCCACAGGCTCATTGTCGGGAGAGTAAGTGCGCGGGTAAACTTCCGGGCTGTGCCACAGGCGGTGGCCGCCCATGAGTCTCCATTTCTCTTTTCCTACGAGCATGGTTATAGGTACTTCCTCACAAAACTCATTTTCTCTACCGATAAAACCATAACGGACCACGCGAGGTCCAGTATCAATAGTGATTATAAGATCTACGATACCGTTGGTAAGCTCAAGACACTTGCCGTATTTGTTATGCTTCATTACTTTAACATCAATACGAGACATTATTAAGGCCCTCCTGATTGGTTACCATTATAGTCATTTTTATGGGCCAACGTTATATCCTAACGTTGGCCCAAAAATTAATACTTACCATATTCTTCTAAGGCCTCAAGCATGGCAATAAAATTTTCTGGTGGCACGTCTGGTTGAATATTGTGGACGGTATTAAATACGAACCCTCCTCCGGGAGCGAAAATTTCAATTTGCCTTCGCACTGAATCCTTTACCTGTTGGGGAGTACCATGAGGTAAGATATTCTGAGTATCTACTCCTCCTCCCCAAAAGGCTATATCATTACCAAATTCTCTCTTTAATTTTGATGCCTCCATATTTTTGGCTGTAAATTGAACTGGGTTTAAAATGTCCACCCCTACTTCAATAAGATCAGGAATTAATTCGTAAATGGCTCCGCAACAATGAAGGAAAATTGCCGCCTTAGTCTTACTATGGATGAAATCGAATAATTCTTTGTGGCGGGGTTTAATAAGTTTGCGGTACATTTCAGGAGAAATGAGCAAGCTATTCTGAGTGCCCAGATCATCAGCCTCTTGAACAACCTGGATTAAATCTCCCACTTCCTCTAGAACCCGCGACCAGTATCTCATTTTTATTTCTAACGCTTTATCGAGTATCCTGCTTATTAACTCAGGCCGAAGTACCAGATCCATATAAAAGTTTTCAAAACCCCTTAACCAGGCACCAAGTTCCATTATTCCGGCTGAGATACTCGACATTACAATAGCATAACCTTGCTCATAAAGTTTCAATGCCCGCTCCCGCAAACCAAGATAGCGATTTTCGTCATCAGGGTCAGGAAAAGTATATTTGTCTATATCCCTGACATCTTCGACATCCGCCAGGGGATTCTTATACATATCAAAATATAATCCATGGCCCAGAGGCATGCGCCATACAATACCCCATTCATCGGTAAAATAGCGATAATGATCGTCTTCTTCAAAGTGCAGCTGCCATTTAGAGGAGTTTTTCGGTGACAGGTTGCGGGTATCCACATTAATTCTTTGCAGAAAATTTTCGCTCGGTGCCGCTAATTGCTGGACGACATCAAAAATGGGAATCTCTTCTTCTTTCATCCCTATATACTTAAGAACATTTTGATAGGCTATTTTATGAATACCAGTTATCAATGAAGCCCCTAAATCAAAAGGCACCCGGTCTGGCTCTTCATGGTTCAGAGCCTTAACTAAACGTTCTCTTGAATTCATTATTGGCAAGCCTCCCATAAGGAACAGATACTGCCCCCAACCTTAAAGGTATAATGGGGCAGTATCTGTTTATAACTTTACTCCTCAACATCAACTCCAGTAATGTCGCTGATTCTATTAGCATATCTTCCGGTATCCTGATTCGCCTCTGCCCGGTTTCTTAGCCGGGTTTTCTGTGCCTACTGCCTGAAATAAACCTTTTTCCTGATGCCTATTTCATTCTATCTTGATAATATGGTGGTACCTTAACTCCTTCCTTATTAAACCATTGCGGTACATCTACCCCGCTGAACAAAAGGATATTACCCCATGGATTGAAAGCTCCTGTACGAACAATGGCCTTCGCCTTATACGGCATCTCACTTAATACCTTCTCATGGGGAATAGTTTCTAATTTTGCTTCTGCAAAAAGTTCCTTAACAGCTTTAAATAAATTAGGGTTAAACTCCTCCATTTCTGCCGCTACAGCAACACGTTCTACAATAAAGTCCTCTTTAATCAAACGAAGTACATGCAGTAAATCAGGATAATCTTTTTCAAGGGCAAGATCTACTCGGCGAACATTAGACGGTATCGGAAAACCAGCATCACATACTATTAGCAGATCTCCATGACCCATACTTGCAATAACTTCATTTAAATCTTTGTTAAGAATTCGTCCACGTTTCATAGCCATTTAACCTCCTGTATTCATACATGTATGTTTGCGGAGAATCAATACCCTAATAAGGTATAAAGGTAAACAAAAAACTTAACTTAAAAATATATTCATACAGCATCGACCTCATGGCGATAAGGCAATGCCGGAATTACACCATATTTAGTTACAGCCAGCGCCGCCGCCCTAACAGCAAACTCCATAGCCTTCTTTATATCCTTACCTTCAGCCAGAGCCAGGGTTAGGGCAGCACTAAAAGTGTCACCAGCACCCGTGGTGTCTACTACATCCACCTCTTTACCGGGGATATGATAAATCTCCTCTCCAGTTACCAGTAATGCCCCTTCAGCCCCCAAGGTAATTATCACCCTACCAACGCCCTTTGCTAAAATTGCCATGCCAACCTCTTCTATAGGAGAATCATCGTCCGGAGGCAGGCCGGCTAATAGTCTGGCTTCTGTCTCGTTCGGGATCAAGATGTCAATCTTGGATAGTACTTCACCAGGCAAAGGCTGGTAAGGAGCGGGGTTTAAAAGTACTTGTACCCCGTACCGACGAGCCAACTGTGCTGTATATGCAACTATTCCCGGCGAAATCTCCAGCTGCATTAAAACCGCTGTGCTGGAGGCTATAATCTCTTCCGCTCGTTCAACATCTTCCGGAGTTAACATGTTATTGGCACCAGGATCAAGAACGATTATGTTTTGACCGTCATTGTTAACGACAACAAAGCCAACTCCTGTATAACTATCCTTTACCATTCTAACAAAACTTGCGTCCACATTTTCCTGGGTATAAAGTTCCAGGGCATTACGGCCATAATAATCGTCTCCTAAACAGGCTACAAAACTCACATCGCCGCCCAGCCTGGCAATGGCAACTGCCTGGTTGGAACCCTTACCGCCATGAAGGACTTTAAAATTATACCCGATTACTGTTTCTCCGGACACAGGGAATTTGGCGGTAGACATGGTCATTCCTACCGCATAGCTGCCGACAACCGTAATTTTAGGTTTTGTCATCCCATCACCTTCTTGGATTTTAACTTTGGCTTTTTAATAACACCTATTTCTTTGGACTGTATTAACCATGGCTAAAATTTTTTCTGTAGATACGCCGGGTTGAATATTATGATCCTGGGCAAAGATGTACCCCCCTCCGCGCCCAAAGATGCGCAGCATTGTCACCACTTCTTTTTCTACGTCAGCTATGCTACCAAAAGTCAGGGTGGTCTGGGTTGAACAGCCACCTCCCCAAAAAGTTATATGACGGCCGTATTCTTTCTTTAAATTTGCAGGATCCATCTTAGCGGCGCTTAACTGTACGGGATTTAAAATATCAACGCCGGCTTCAATTAAATCGGGGATCAGATCATAGACACTGCCACAACTGTGTAAGAAAATATAGGCATCCGGCTTCCTCTCCTTAACAAAATGGAAAAGCCGTTGATGGTAAGGTTTGAATACTTCCCTATATATAGCTGGGGAAATAATAGTGTTGTTTTGCATACCCAGGTCGTCATGAAAGGCGAAGATCTGGACATACTTACCTACCGCGTTCAAATATCCTTCCAGAAATTTTAAATATGCTGAGGTGAGTTTTTCTAGATAATACAACACAAGTTCGCGATCGCTATAAATCCTGATTAGAAAGTCCTCATAACCGAAATCCTTGATGCCTTTCTCAAAAATGCTTACGGCTGTATTGCCAAGGATGGCATAATCCGTCTGCTCATAAAGCTCCCGGGCCTTGTTAGCTAAATAATTCTCTTCTTCGGCACTTAAAAAAGGAAATTCATGTTGATCAATATCGCTATATGACGTAGCACCCTTCAATGGATGGTAAATCTCTTCAAAATAATAGCTACCCTGGGGCCTGACGGCAGTGATAATGCCATTGGCATTGCGAATGCCCTCACTGCCGTCTGCCAGCAGGACCGGATTGAAGTCCGCCGGCACCTCACAGGAAGAACCATCCATCAAGGACCCTTCTTTCCAGGACGTGATTGCCAATCCAAGGGATGGGCGCAGGCGATGCAACCCTATAACATCACACCCCCAAAAACGCCTTATCCTCTCATCAGGCTCGGCCAGCAATTGTTTAACATCAAAAACCCTGGCCTTGCCATCATAGCCCAAATATTGTAAGAGCTGATTATAGACAATAGCGCTTATTCCAGTTGAAGAACGTGTCCCTCCCAGGTCGACAGGTACCATGTCAGCTTCTTCATGACGTAGGGCCATTAAAACACGCTGGCGCGAAGTTAAAGCAGTCACTGTCTCATCTCCTGTCGGTCAGGCAATTTTACCAGGGTCCGTTATCTGCCCTGGTTGTTCTTCCGGTATTACCGATTTAACGCTTTCACGGATTATCAGTTTAGCATCAAACACCAGTCGTTTCTCTGGCTGTTCTTCACCATTAATGGCCATGAGCAGCATCTCGGTCGCTTTTACCCCCATCTGGTAAGAAGGTATCTCCACTGTCGTTAAGGGTGGCTCCATGGTTTCAGTTAAAAAGATGTTATCATACCCTACCAGGGAGACATCGCTTGGTATTTTGAGCCCGTATTCCTTTAAAGCCCGCTGCGCACCCAGAGCCATGAGGTCGTTGGCAGCAAAGATAGCGGTAAACTTACTGGTGCCCTTTTCCAGTAAATCCTTGATAATCTGGTAACCGCTATTCATTTTGTAGTCCCCTTCGACGATCAGGCTGTAATCCGGCGCTATAGCAGCTTCTTGCAGGGCTTTTAAAAAACCCTGCAGGCGATGGCGCGCGTTGGTGGTTTTTTGGGGACCGGAAATAAAAACGATCTTCCGGTGCCCTTTTTGAATGAGGTGTTTTGTAGCCTGGTAGGCACCATCAATGTTGGCAAAATATACACCCGGTACATCATCGAGTTCCTCAATATACCTCTCGATCAGGACGTACGGATATTTTTGCTGGCGGAGGCGGAAGAATATAGGATGGTACTCGATATTGTTTTGGGTCGTGAAAATAATGCCGTCCACAAATTTTTCCTGGAAGACCCTGATGTAGTTCTCTTCTTTTAAAGGATCGCCATCTGTGTTGGCCAGAACAAGTTGATAACCGTATCTGTTGGCCGTATCCTCAACACCCCTGGCCAATTCGGGGAAAAAGGGGTTGCATATATCAGGAATGACCAGGGCGATGGTATTGGTCCTCCTGGTAATCATGCTTCGCGCTATAGTGTTGGGACGATAGTTCATCTCGTCCATAATTTTTAACACTCGCTGACGGGTTTCCTCGCTGATGCCTTCGTCTTTATGATTAATTACCCTGGAAACCGTCGTTATGGAAACATTTGCCAGTTTGGCAACATCTCTGATCGTTACCACTTTTCGTCTTCAACCTCTGCTTTAAATTAATTTTAGACTTCCATACCCGCAGCCAGACGCATGATCTTCTCTTCGCTGGCGTCTTTAATTTTTAACTCACCGGTAATGGTGCCTTCATGCATGACGACAATCCTGTCGCAGATAGCCAGTAATTCAGGTAGCTCCGAAGAAATTAAGATTATTCCTATCCCCTCCCGGGTCAGCTCATCTAAAATTGAATGGATCTCAGCTTTAGCACCCACATCGATCCCCCGTGTCGGCTCATCGCAAATCAAAATCCGCGGTTTTTGGGCTAACCAGCGGGCAATAATAACTTTTTGTTGGTTCCCTCCGCTGAGATTGGTTATTAGTTGAAGGGGGGAGGCCACCTTAATATTAAGCCTGGCCACAAGCTCCTGGAAAAGTTTTCTGATGCGACCTGCCCGTAAAAAACCAATTGTACTGGCTTCGTCAAGGGCCACGATAATCAAATTATCCTTTACCGTCATTAGGGGTACAATACCTTCGTCACGACGGTTTTCGGATATCAGCCCGATGCGGTTTTTAATGGCATCAATGGGGCTTTTTATTTTTTTTATCCGGCCATCAATGTATATTTCACCTGCATCGAAACCATCCAGGCCGAAAATAGCCCGCATTACTTCAGTTCGTCCGGCGCCTTGAAATCCGGCAAATCCTAAAATCTCTCCTTCATACAAGTCAAAACTGATATCGTGGAAGGTCCCTTTACGGCTTAAATGTTTAACCTCCAGTATTTTGTTAGCCTTTACATCCTTCCCCCTGGTCACCGTCTTTTTTATCTCCCGGCCGACCATCATATTAATAATTTTATCGGCATCAGTTTCCCTGGCCTCAAGGGTACCGATATACCTGCCGTCCCGCAGGACAGTAATCCTGTCAGCTATCTCAAAAACTTCTTCCAGCCGGTGGGAGACGTAAAGAATGCTTAATTCCTGTTCCTGCCGCAGGCGTTTTAAAAGGGAAAATAAAGTATCTTTTTGGTTGGTGGTTAAGGCAGCCGTGGGTTCATCTAAAATTAAAAGCCTGGGTTTCCGGTAAATAACCCGTGCTATTTGGACTAACGATTGCTCGGCAATACTTAAATTCTCCACTAGCTCTCGGGGATCATTTTTCATATTAAACAAAGCTAAAAGCTCTCGCGCTTCTTCTTCCATTGCATGCCAGTCCAGCAAACCGTTATTTAACTTCAATTTGGGACCCAAAAATATGTTGGCGGCTACAGTCATATTTTTGCAAAGGGGTATCTCCTGGTAGGCTACGCCAATACCCAGCTCTTCTGCGTGTAATGGGGATAAGATCTTTTCTATACGGCCATCGAATAAAATTTGGCCCCCATCGGGCTGGTAAACGCCGCCACAGATATTAATTAAAGTCGACTTGCCGGCACCATTCTCACCGCATAAACAGTGAATCTCCCCTTTCTTAATCGTAAAAGATACGTCATCAAGGGCGACCACGCCGGGGAAGTGTTTGGTAATATGCCGGAGTTCAACTAGGTTTCCCGCTTGCATGACACCTTCCCTGCCTACTTTTTATTTTTCGTCAGCCACGTATCAGCCAGAACAGCAATGAGTATGACCACACCGATAAAAGCTTCTTGATAATACGCTTCCACCCCTAACAGGACCATGCCGTTGCGCACGACGCCCATAATGGCAGCTCCTAAGAGTGTCCCGAGAATTGTTCCTTTACCGCCAAAAAGGTTGGTCCCGCCGATAATTACAGCGGCAATTACATCCATTTCCCGTCCGGCTCCAGCCGTAGCGGCAACCGAATTTAAATGAGCCAGGCCAATAATCCCTGCCAGGGCCGCCATAGCCCCCGCCAGGACGAAACTTGCTATTTTTATGCCGTCAACATTAATACCTGCCAGCCTGGCAGCGTTTTTATTGCCACCAACAGCGTAAACTTTAAAACCGAAGGTGGTTCTACTTAAAACGATAAAGGCGAGCAAATTTAACAGCAGCATAATTATGATCTGGACGGGAATAACACCGCCAAGGCTCTGTCCCAGGAAAAATACCCAGTTATGGGTATCGGGAAATTCACTGATGGGCCACCCATGGGAAATGGCATAGGCTCCCCCGCGGGCTAACTGGAGCATGCTCAAAGTAACGATAAAAGAAGGTATCTTGCCTTTTGTGCTTATGATACCGTTTATAAAACCCAGGCCTACACCCGTAAGCATGGCTAACAAAAAGGCCAGGGTAGCCGCATAACCGTTATGCAAAAGATATCCGGCTATAATGGCTGCAAGCCCATAAATAGAGCCAACCGACAGATCGATTTCGGCACTGATTATTACAAAAGTCATCCCGATAGCCATAATGCTGATCTCGGAAAACTGGCGTACCACATTAATTAAGTTCGTCGGCTCACGGAAGTTACTCGTAAGTACAGAGAGGATTAAACAAATGACCACCAGTACCAACAAAATACCTAGCTCTTGGAAATTTATTTTCGTTGCCCTGCCAACAGGAGTTGCTCCAGTTGATTTTTTTGTCATTAGCATCAACTTTCCACCCCGGTTTCCTGATTGGGCTGGCAGCCCGGCAATCTTCGGCCAGGCCACCAGCCCATTTCCCAGATTATTCCTTACGATTTAAATAATCCTGGACGTTTTCTTTAGTAACAATTTCGACGCCAGTATTGATATTGACGGGCGAAATATCCTTCGTTTTCTTTAGATACAGCATATGAATAGGAAAGTAGCCCTGCAGATAGGGATTTTGTCCTATCGTCACCTGCATGGCACCGTTGGCGATGTGTTTTAAAGTACCAGGAGTAAGATCAAAACCGCCGCCTAAAACCTTACCATTTAAATTTTTCGTTTGGATAAAAGTACCGATAGCTTCGGAGTAAACATCAACACCGAGGAAGGCTTTAACATCCTTATTAGCTGTATAAGCGTTTTCAATCACGCCGTAAGCCTTGGATAAATCGCTGGTAATATCAATTATATTGACTAACTGGATATTGGGAAATTCTTTCTGGGCCCTCTTGATACCAGCAATGCGTGCTTCCAGGGCCGTATGGCCGGGCGCACAGGTAGTTATAATATATTTGCCTTCTCCTTTCATATACTTTTCAAATATTAATTTACCTAGGATATAACCAGATTGCTCCAAATCCTGACCCACAAAAGCGTCGCGGCCACAATCCGGTGCGTCCGTATTAAAGGCAACGGTTGGAATACCTTTTTCCTTAGCTTTCTTTATAGGCCTGTCAAAGGCTTTGGGGTCCGGAGCCGTAAAAGCAATACCATCATAACCAGCATCCACAGCCGACTCCAACATATTTACTTCCTGAGCAACGTCAAAAGTTTTGGGACCCATAAACTTAACTTCTACGCCCAACTGTTTAGCAGCATCCTGAGCCGCCCGGTCCATTACCGAAAAGAATGAGTTACCAGTATCGTGAATAATCATAGCAAATTTTAATTTCTTGGTAGATGTAGAAGAGGCATTTTCTTGGCTTTTCTGACCTTCTAGCTGCGATTTGCCAGCAGACTGGTTACTCTGCCCACAGCCCGAAAGAAACAGGAAAGAAAGAACGAGCACCCCCAACAAAATCAATAACTTTTTCATTCTTATCCTCCTTTCTCAATTTCAAGCACTAGCCCGTCATGTAGATTTTAAAACCCTCTACTTTATAACCATCTGTGTCCTCGTTGCTCGCCCTATCACCTCCTTAATAGATAAATTGTATTCCAATTAAAGGCCAATTCGCCTTTTATTGGCTACCTTTTGACTAAGGTACATAAAACGGTTTCTTCTATTGTTTTGTTACCTTTTTATGCTATTTATATAAAGCTATGATATCATATTAAGTGAACGTTTTACTAAACCGTTTTCGTAATAATGTATTCGACGCTTTCAATAAAATTCCTCCTTCCATCTATAATTTTTTTAATTTATAAAAAGCCTTACCTATACCCGGCCAGTATCCTTCAGAAACCTGGTGTTAGTTACCGCCTGAAAGTAGTATGTTGTTAAAGGTCACAAAGACCT includes:
- a CDS encoding DUF4380 domain-containing protein; this translates as MSRIDVKVMKHNKYGKCLELTNGIVDLIITIDTGPRVVRYGFIGRENEFCEEVPITMLVGKEKWRLMGGHRLWHSPEVYPRTYSPDNEPVEWSEIEGGIKVSQRVEPWVQIKKEMEVTLVESSSKVKIVHHLTNKNAWPVELAVWALTVMAPGGFEIVPQPRQDKGFLPNRVIALWPYSRMNDPRVYWGERYILMKHDRAINNPFKFGIVNQDGWAAYLNHGNLFIKRFKHQVDARYPDYGVSYETYMNNYMLEMESLSPLTLLEPEATVSHVEEWELIGDVAVYFKDEIDAKDEDMLEEMMKKHIR
- a CDS encoding uroporphyrinogen decarboxylase family protein gives rise to the protein MNSRERLVKALNHEEPDRVPFDLGASLITGIHKIAYQNVLKYIGMKEEEIPIFDVVQQLAAPSENFLQRINVDTRNLSPKNSSKWQLHFEEDDHYRYFTDEWGIVWRMPLGHGLYFDMYKNPLADVEDVRDIDKYTFPDPDDENRYLGLRERALKLYEQGYAIVMSSISAGIMELGAWLRGFENFYMDLVLRPELISRILDKALEIKMRYWSRVLEEVGDLIQVVQEADDLGTQNSLLISPEMYRKLIKPRHKELFDFIHSKTKAAIFLHCCGAIYELIPDLIEVGVDILNPVQFTAKNMEASKLKREFGNDIAFWGGGVDTQNILPHGTPQQVKDSVRRQIEIFAPGGGFVFNTVHNIQPDVPPENFIAMLEALEEYGKY
- the rbsD gene encoding D-ribose pyranase, which gives rise to MKRGRILNKDLNEVIASMGHGDLLIVCDAGFPIPSNVRRVDLALEKDYPDLLHVLRLIKEDFIVERVAVAAEMEEFNPNLFKAVKELFAEAKLETIPHEKVLSEMPYKAKAIVRTGAFNPWGNILLFSGVDVPQWFNKEGVKVPPYYQDRMK
- the rbsK gene encoding ribokinase, which codes for MTKPKITVVGSYAVGMTMSTAKFPVSGETVIGYNFKVLHGGKGSNQAVAIARLGGDVSFVACLGDDYYGRNALELYTQENVDASFVRMVKDSYTGVGFVVVNNDGQNIIVLDPGANNMLTPEDVERAEEIIASSTAVLMQLEISPGIVAYTAQLARRYGVQVLLNPAPYQPLPGEVLSKIDILIPNETEARLLAGLPPDDDSPIEEVGMAILAKGVGRVIITLGAEGALLVTGEEIYHIPGKEVDVVDTTGAGDTFSAALTLALAEGKDIKKAMEFAVRAAALAVTKYGVIPALPYRHEVDAV
- a CDS encoding uroporphyrinogen decarboxylase family protein; translated protein: MTALTSRQRVLMALRHEEADMVPVDLGGTRSSTGISAIVYNQLLQYLGYDGKARVFDVKQLLAEPDERIRRFWGCDVIGLHRLRPSLGLAITSWKEGSLMDGSSCEVPADFNPVLLADGSEGIRNANGIITAVRPQGSYYFEEIYHPLKGATSYSDIDQHEFPFLSAEEENYLANKARELYEQTDYAILGNTAVSIFEKGIKDFGYEDFLIRIYSDRELVLYYLEKLTSAYLKFLEGYLNAVGKYVQIFAFHDDLGMQNNTIISPAIYREVFKPYHQRLFHFVKERKPDAYIFLHSCGSVYDLIPDLIEAGVDILNPVQLSAAKMDPANLKKEYGRHITFWGGGCSTQTTLTFGSIADVEKEVVTMLRIFGRGGGYIFAQDHNIQPGVSTEKILAMVNTVQRNRCY
- a CDS encoding LacI family DNA-binding transcriptional regulator — encoded protein: MVTIRDVAKLANVSITTVSRVINHKDEGISEETRQRVLKIMDEMNYRPNTIARSMITRRTNTIALVIPDICNPFFPELARGVEDTANRYGYQLVLANTDGDPLKEENYIRVFQEKFVDGIIFTTQNNIEYHPIFFRLRQQKYPYVLIERYIEELDDVPGVYFANIDGAYQATKHLIQKGHRKIVFISGPQKTTNARHRLQGFLKALQEAAIAPDYSLIVEGDYKMNSGYQIIKDLLEKGTSKFTAIFAANDLMALGAQRALKEYGLKIPSDVSLVGYDNIFLTETMEPPLTTVEIPSYQMGVKATEMLLMAINGEEQPEKRLVFDAKLIIRESVKSVIPEEQPGQITDPGKIA
- a CDS encoding sugar ABC transporter ATP-binding protein; translated protein: MQAGNLVELRHITKHFPGVVALDDVSFTIKKGEIHCLCGENGAGKSTLINICGGVYQPDGGQILFDGRIEKILSPLHAEELGIGVAYQEIPLCKNMTVAANIFLGPKLKLNNGLLDWHAMEEEARELLALFNMKNDPRELVENLSIAEQSLVQIARVIYRKPRLLILDEPTAALTTNQKDTLFSLLKRLRQEQELSILYVSHRLEEVFEIADRITVLRDGRYIGTLEARETDADKIINMMVGREIKKTVTRGKDVKANKILEVKHLSRKGTFHDISFDLYEGEILGFAGFQGAGRTEVMRAIFGLDGFDAGEIYIDGRIKKIKSPIDAIKNRIGLISENRRDEGIVPLMTVKDNLIIVALDEASTIGFLRAGRIRKLFQELVARLNIKVASPLQLITNLSGGNQQKVIIARWLAQKPRILICDEPTRGIDVGAKAEIHSILDELTREGIGIILISSELPELLAICDRIVVMHEGTITGELKIKDASEEKIMRLAAGMEV
- a CDS encoding ABC transporter permease is translated as MLMTKKSTGATPVGRATKINFQELGILLVLVVICLILSVLTSNFREPTNLINVVRQFSEISIMAIGMTFVIISAEIDLSVGSIYGLAAIIAGYLLHNGYAATLAFLLAMLTGVGLGFINGIISTKGKIPSFIVTLSMLQLARGGAYAISHGWPISEFPDTHNWVFFLGQSLGGVIPVQIIIMLLLNLLAFIVLSRTTFGFKVYAVGGNKNAARLAGINVDGIKIASFVLAGAMAALAGIIGLAHLNSVAATAGAGREMDVIAAVIIGGTNLFGGKGTILGTLLGAAIMGVVRNGMVLLGVEAYYQEAFIGVVILIAVLADTWLTKNKK
- a CDS encoding sugar ABC transporter substrate-binding protein, which translates into the protein MKKLLILLGVLVLSFLFLSGCGQSNQSAGKSQLEGQKSQENASSTSTKKLKFAMIIHDTGNSFFSVMDRAAQDAAKQLGVEVKFMGPKTFDVAQEVNMLESAVDAGYDGIAFTAPDPKAFDRPIKKAKEKGIPTVAFNTDAPDCGRDAFVGQDLEQSGYILGKLIFEKYMKGEGKYIITTCAPGHTALEARIAGIKRAQKEFPNIQLVNIIDITSDLSKAYGVIENAYTANKDVKAFLGVDVYSEAIGTFIQTKNLNGKVLGGGFDLTPGTLKHIANGAMQVTIGQNPYLQGYFPIHMLYLKKTKDISPVNINTGVEIVTKENVQDYLNRKE